Proteins found in one Triticum aestivum cultivar Chinese Spring chromosome 4D, IWGSC CS RefSeq v2.1, whole genome shotgun sequence genomic segment:
- the LOC123096201 gene encoding uncharacterized protein isoform X1, translated as MSNGSSPTSSPSVCSRSWSISEDSLRRYVSYASESCIQELLAASDSGGAGRGGEGSGGGGEEDDGWQTLAYCNGVEIAKRRSGTGQMFRSRWLLYAVSPEQFMAVANAVDAAKQWESDLVDATYIKELGDDLSIIHLKFGDTSKRPGGLFRRRDLVVYERRQTMDDGTLVVAVASLPKEIAAGLLPRDSKGRSSVGRGLLLQSGWVVEKLLDDDGVESCIVTYVVQLDPTAGWLPRCIVSRLDNKLVTIIAKLKKLAQTTTCPSAAPAARSCNSEEV; from the exons ATGAGCAATGGCAGCTCCCCCACATCCTCCCCTTCGGTCTGCTCGAGGTCATG GTCCATAAGTGAGGATTCTTTGAGGAGGTACGTGAGCTACGCTAGCGAGAGCTGCATCCAGGAGCTGCTGGCGGCGTCGGACTCCGGCGGCGCCGGGCGGGGCGGGGAAGGAAGTggaggaggcggcgaggaggacgaCGGGTGGCAGACGCTGGCGTACTGCAACGGCGTGGAGATAGCGAAGCGGCGGTCGGGCACGGGGCAGATGTTCCGGAGCCGGTGGCTGCTCTACGCCGTCTCGCCGGAGCAGTTCATGGCCGTCGCGAACGCCGTCGACGCCGCAAAG CAGTGGGAATCTGACCTCGTCGACGCGACGTACATCAAGGAGCTGGGCGACGACCTGAGCATCATCCACCTCAAGTTCGGCGACACCTCCAAGCGGCCGGGCGGCCTCTTCCGCCGCCGAGACCTCGTGGTGTACGAGCGGCGCCAGACCATGGACGACGGCACGCTCGTGGTGGCCGTGGCGTCGCTGCCCAAGGAGATCGCGGCGGGCCTTCTGCCACGGGACTCCAAGGGCCGGAGCTCCGTCGGCCGGGGCCTGCTCCTGCAGTCGGGGTGGGTCGTCGAGAAGCTCCTTGACGACGACGGCGTCGAGTCGTGCATCGTGACCTACGTGGTGCAGCTTGACCCGACGGCGGGGTGGCTGCCCCGGTGCATCGTCAGCCGGCTCGACAACAAGCTGGTCACCATCATCGCCAAGCTCAAGAAGCTGGCGCAGACCACCACGTGCCCGTCGGCGGCACCAGCCGCCCGTAGTTGCAACTCCGAGGAGGTGTGA
- the LOC123096201 gene encoding uncharacterized protein isoform X2 codes for MSNGSSPTSSPSVCSRSISEDSLRRYVSYASESCIQELLAASDSGGAGRGGEGSGGGGEEDDGWQTLAYCNGVEIAKRRSGTGQMFRSRWLLYAVSPEQFMAVANAVDAAKQWESDLVDATYIKELGDDLSIIHLKFGDTSKRPGGLFRRRDLVVYERRQTMDDGTLVVAVASLPKEIAAGLLPRDSKGRSSVGRGLLLQSGWVVEKLLDDDGVESCIVTYVVQLDPTAGWLPRCIVSRLDNKLVTIIAKLKKLAQTTTCPSAAPAARSCNSEEV; via the exons ATGAGCAATGGCAGCTCCCCCACATCCTCCCCTTCGGTCTGCTCGAG GTCCATAAGTGAGGATTCTTTGAGGAGGTACGTGAGCTACGCTAGCGAGAGCTGCATCCAGGAGCTGCTGGCGGCGTCGGACTCCGGCGGCGCCGGGCGGGGCGGGGAAGGAAGTggaggaggcggcgaggaggacgaCGGGTGGCAGACGCTGGCGTACTGCAACGGCGTGGAGATAGCGAAGCGGCGGTCGGGCACGGGGCAGATGTTCCGGAGCCGGTGGCTGCTCTACGCCGTCTCGCCGGAGCAGTTCATGGCCGTCGCGAACGCCGTCGACGCCGCAAAG CAGTGGGAATCTGACCTCGTCGACGCGACGTACATCAAGGAGCTGGGCGACGACCTGAGCATCATCCACCTCAAGTTCGGCGACACCTCCAAGCGGCCGGGCGGCCTCTTCCGCCGCCGAGACCTCGTGGTGTACGAGCGGCGCCAGACCATGGACGACGGCACGCTCGTGGTGGCCGTGGCGTCGCTGCCCAAGGAGATCGCGGCGGGCCTTCTGCCACGGGACTCCAAGGGCCGGAGCTCCGTCGGCCGGGGCCTGCTCCTGCAGTCGGGGTGGGTCGTCGAGAAGCTCCTTGACGACGACGGCGTCGAGTCGTGCATCGTGACCTACGTGGTGCAGCTTGACCCGACGGCGGGGTGGCTGCCCCGGTGCATCGTCAGCCGGCTCGACAACAAGCTGGTCACCATCATCGCCAAGCTCAAGAAGCTGGCGCAGACCACCACGTGCCCGTCGGCGGCACCAGCCGCCCGTAGTTGCAACTCCGAGGAGGTGTGA